Within Fusobacterium gonidiaformans ATCC 25563, the genomic segment GCCATATCCTTCTTCTAATAATTCCTTATACTTTTTCTCAAAAGAACTTGATATATATCTTAAAAAAATCAATCCAACAATCACTTTTCTATAATCCGCAGCAGGAATATGTCCCCATAAAACGCATGCTGCATCCCAAATTTCCTTTTCAAATCCAATCTTTACATTACTTTTTTTAGCCACTTTCTATCCTCCAAAAGTTTTTATGACACTATAATTCTATAAATATGTTCTATTAAAGATATTTTTTTACATTTATAGAAAAATTATAGCATTTCTTAATCTGATAAACAATAGTTTATTTTGTCCAAAAAAAATATCTGCTCTAATCGAGCAGACACTTTCTCTTCTATTCTTTTCCCTTTTACACTAACTGTCCTTGTTCCATTTTTAAAATTCTGTCACAAACTCCTAAAGTAGAAAGTCTGTGAGAAACTAAAATAACTGTTTTATCTTTTCGTTCTTGCATCAAAGACTTCAAAATAATCGCTTCATTTTGTACGTCCAAATTAGAAGTAGGCTCATCTAAAAAGAAGATAGAACGATCTGCTAAGAAACAACGAGCTAATCCAATTCTTTGTCGTTCTCCACCGGAGAAATTTTTTCCTCCTTCTTCCACAACGGTTTGTAATTTGTCAGGAAGGCTCATCACATAATCATAGAAAGAAGCTTTCTTCAAGGCTTCCATGATTTCTTCTTCACTTGCTTCCGGTTTTGCCACTAACAGATTATCTTGAATGGTTCCTGTGAATAAACTGGTAGACTGTGTCATATAGTTATAGTGAGAATACAAGGAACTTCTTTTTGCCTCTTTAATATTCTTTCCACCCAAAGAAATCGTTCCGGCATCTGCATCCCAAAAACGCATCATAAGTTTTAGTAGAGTAGATTTTCCACAACCACTTGGTCCCATAATTCCAACAATTTCTCCAGGCTTAATTTCTAAATTAACTCCCTTTAATACTTGTTGTTGTCTTCCATTTCGATATTCAAAATGCAAATTATCTACTCGCAGATTTCCCATAGAAATTTCTTCTGCATTTTCACTATCTTCTACAGCAGGTTTTTCTTCCATTAGGGATAATACTCTTTCTCCGCAAGCAAAAGTTTGAGATAAAATATTTCCTAGGTTTGCTAAGTTAATATAAGGTGCAAAACTTCCTACTTGTAACACTCCTGCTAAAATAGCTGCTTCCATTCCAACCATTCCGGAAGAAACCAAAAATACACTTAAAATTAACTGAAATAAGGAAACAAAGATAATGGCACTATCTGTCCAAACTTGTACCAAAGCCATTTGATTTCTCAATTCTCTCTGTCCCTCACAAAGATGATCTGTTAAAGAAGAAATTCTTGCCACCATTTCTTTTCCTCTTCTATATTGTACAACTTCTCGTAATCCTCGTAATTTATCCAAAAACTCACCATTTAAGTTTCCAATTTCATTTCTTACTTTCATTCCAACAGTACTTGCTTTTCGAGAAGCGATCCAAGGGACTAAAATTCCCACAAAAATTTGTCCTAGTAAAGCGTAAATAGCATAAATCCAATGCAAACCTAAATAATATAGAAATAGAAAAATGGTAGTTACACAGGCAATTAAAATAGGGGAAACCGTATGAGCATAGAAGACTTCTAATAGTTCAATATCTCCCGTAATCATAGAAATTAAATTTCCCTGATTTTCTCCATCCATCTTCGCTGGTGCTAAACGTCTCATCACTTTAAATAGTCTCACTCGAATTTCTGCTAAAATATGAAAGGCAATAAAGTGATTACAATATTGTTCAATATAGTGCAATAATCCTCTAAAAAAAGCACAAATTGCCATGGCAATAAAATAAGCATGCAAAGACCAAGTTCCAAAAGGTACCTTAGATAAATTTCCCCAATCTAAACTTTTTAAAATAGCATAGGCTCCAAACATACTAATTCCAAAAGAAAATAAAAAGCCTATTACTCCTGTTGCAACCGCAATACTCATAATT encodes:
- a CDS encoding amino acid ABC transporter ATP-binding/permease protein: MKQNRRSAARIMFQLVGLLKPLWGIMSIAVATGVIGFLFSFGISMFGAYAILKSLDWGNLSKVPFGTWSLHAYFIAMAICAFFRGLLHYIEQYCNHFIAFHILAEIRVRLFKVMRRLAPAKMDGENQGNLISMITGDIELLEVFYAHTVSPILIACVTTIFLFLYYLGLHWIYAIYALLGQIFVGILVPWIASRKASTVGMKVRNEIGNLNGEFLDKLRGLREVVQYRRGKEMVARISSLTDHLCEGQRELRNQMALVQVWTDSAIIFVSLFQLILSVFLVSSGMVGMEAAILAGVLQVGSFAPYINLANLGNILSQTFACGERVLSLMEEKPAVEDSENAEEISMGNLRVDNLHFEYRNGRQQQVLKGVNLEIKPGEIVGIMGPSGCGKSTLLKLMMRFWDADAGTISLGGKNIKEAKRSSLYSHYNYMTQSTSLFTGTIQDNLLVAKPEASEEEIMEALKKASFYDYVMSLPDKLQTVVEEGGKNFSGGERQRIGLARCFLADRSIFFLDEPTSNLDVQNEAIILKSLMQERKDKTVILVSHRLSTLGVCDRILKMEQGQLV